In Legionella beliardensis, the following are encoded in one genomic region:
- a CDS encoding type IV pilus secretin PilQ, which translates to MHRIILVVALLICFCNPLLAQDNTLVGLKVTPLPNERVKINFIFAKPITTLPTSFITQKPARLVLDFANVTNQLDDTVVSKKINLGALSDYTILAVDNRLRAVFNLSTLAIYSGYVAGKVYTLTLSGKTPQVFEQRKEVFITNRPVKAHFTINNIDFRGTGKQAGRAIIDVSSSSVPVEVSQTGREVVINFISTRVPGRLMKRYDVADFQSPAQLMTLRQVGKNARLVIKSKGDYGHFAYQVNKQLFVDIFPLTAEEIRQAKLRKQVYTGKSLSLNFQDISIRAVLQLLADFSGFNIIVSNAVEGKITLRLHDVPWDQALDIILKTNNLDKRQTGNIIFVAPAKELLDREKAELKSQQEVVNLVPLRSELLQLNFAKAADIATLLKDKNTSLLSKRGSVSVDERTNMIWIQDVGEQIERVRELIKQLDIPVKQVQIEARIVNVTREAIKDLGVRFGVSRPPHLSGTLEGANQLAAGVPPAEIIPLADRLNVDLAAPAANPASIGIALAKLGDDVLLDLELSALESEDKADIIASPRLMTTNQQSAMIESGEEIPYQEATSSGATAVAFKKAVLSLKVTPQITPDNKILMDLQINQDAPSGRLVNGVPAILTKQIQTNVLVNNGQTVVLGGIYRQDKNNTINRVPFLGELPGLGILFRNKHSRIRNEELLIFITPRIITDNLSIMTVNGQGVGLDKFGKPIAVYK; encoded by the coding sequence TTGCATAGAATCATTTTAGTAGTTGCATTGCTTATTTGTTTTTGCAATCCCTTATTAGCTCAAGACAATACATTAGTTGGCTTAAAAGTAACGCCCTTGCCAAACGAACGAGTGAAAATAAATTTTATCTTTGCAAAGCCAATCACAACCTTACCAACTAGCTTTATTACACAAAAGCCTGCACGCTTAGTTCTTGATTTTGCCAATGTCACCAACCAACTTGACGACACTGTGGTTTCTAAAAAAATTAATTTAGGTGCATTAAGTGATTATACTATTTTAGCAGTGGATAACCGTTTGCGTGCTGTTTTTAATTTATCAACATTAGCTATCTATTCAGGTTATGTGGCGGGTAAGGTTTATACGCTGACCTTGAGTGGTAAAACACCGCAAGTGTTTGAGCAGCGTAAGGAAGTATTTATTACAAATAGGCCGGTTAAAGCGCATTTTACGATTAATAATATTGATTTTCGTGGTACAGGTAAGCAAGCTGGTCGAGCGATTATTGATGTGTCTAGCAGCAGTGTTCCCGTTGAAGTAAGCCAAACAGGCAGGGAAGTGGTTATTAATTTTATTAGTACTCGCGTTCCTGGTCGCCTAATGAAGCGCTATGATGTTGCTGATTTTCAAAGCCCAGCCCAACTCATGACGCTGCGTCAAGTTGGCAAAAATGCCCGGCTCGTGATTAAAAGTAAAGGCGATTATGGTCATTTTGCTTATCAAGTCAATAAACAACTTTTTGTGGATATTTTTCCTCTGACTGCAGAGGAAATTAGGCAGGCTAAGTTAAGAAAGCAAGTTTATACAGGCAAATCGCTATCGTTAAACTTCCAAGACATCTCTATTCGTGCTGTATTGCAGTTATTAGCTGATTTTAGTGGTTTTAACATCATTGTTAGCAATGCTGTTGAAGGTAAAATTACGCTGCGTTTACATGATGTGCCTTGGGATCAAGCGCTAGATATTATTCTTAAAACCAATAATCTAGATAAGAGACAAACGGGTAATATTATATTCGTAGCGCCGGCTAAAGAGTTATTAGATAGAGAAAAAGCAGAACTTAAATCACAGCAAGAGGTTGTTAATTTAGTCCCATTGCGCTCGGAGTTGTTGCAGTTAAATTTTGCTAAAGCTGCAGATATAGCTACCCTTTTAAAAGATAAAAATACTTCCCTTTTATCAAAAAGAGGCTCAGTAAGCGTTGATGAGCGCACTAATATGATTTGGATTCAAGATGTTGGTGAGCAAATTGAACGTGTTCGTGAGCTGATTAAACAATTGGATATTCCAGTTAAGCAGGTGCAAATTGAGGCGCGTATTGTGAACGTAACTCGGGAAGCCATTAAAGATTTAGGCGTTCGTTTTGGTGTTTCTCGCCCCCCTCATTTAAGTGGAACATTAGAGGGCGCAAATCAGTTAGCCGCAGGCGTGCCACCAGCCGAGATAATTCCATTAGCTGATCGCTTAAATGTCGATTTGGCCGCACCTGCCGCTAATCCAGCGTCTATTGGAATTGCTTTAGCTAAACTTGGTGATGATGTTTTACTAGATTTAGAGCTATCAGCGTTAGAGAGTGAAGATAAGGCCGACATTATTGCTAGTCCACGTTTAATGACGACTAATCAACAATCAGCTATGATTGAGTCAGGTGAAGAAATTCCTTATCAAGAGGCGACTTCCAGTGGAGCTACAGCTGTAGCCTTTAAAAAAGCAGTGCTTAGCTTGAAAGTAACGCCACAAATTACCCCGGATAATAAGATTCTGATGGACTTACAGATTAATCAAGACGCACCATCAGGTCGTTTGGTTAATGGTGTACCTGCTATTTTAACTAAGCAAATACAAACGAATGTTTTAGTAAACAATGGCCAAACAGTCGTATTAGGTGGTATTTACAGACAAGATAAAAATAATACCATTAATCGAGTGCCTTTTTTAGGCGAATTACCAGGGCTTGGTATCTTATTTCGTAATAAACACTCTAGAATTAGAAATGAGGAGTTGCTCATTTTCATTACTCCAAGGATAATAACGGATAATTTATCGATTATGACAGTGAATGGACAGGGTGTTGGTTTGGACAAATTTGGCAAGCCAATAGCTGTATATAAATAA
- the aroK gene encoding shikimate kinase AroK, producing the protein MSIVKVRNIFLIGPMGAGKSTIGRTLAKELKLEFFDSDEVIEERAGADISWIFDIEGEDGFRRREQKVIDELTQKTNIVLATGGGVVMTPENRNALAGRGTVIYLKTSLQQQFERTKRDTKRPLLQTDDLEGRLEMLRDEREPYYEELADISFETDKLTVKAVANNIIKYIYGEL; encoded by the coding sequence ATGAGCATAGTTAAAGTACGCAATATTTTCTTAATTGGGCCTATGGGAGCAGGAAAAAGCACTATTGGCCGTACTTTGGCAAAAGAGCTCAAATTAGAGTTCTTTGATTCTGACGAAGTAATTGAAGAACGTGCAGGAGCCGATATTTCCTGGATATTTGATATTGAAGGGGAAGACGGTTTTCGACGACGTGAACAGAAAGTAATCGATGAGTTAACGCAAAAGACAAATATTGTCCTCGCTACCGGTGGTGGTGTGGTAATGACACCTGAGAACCGTAATGCTTTGGCTGGTCGAGGAACAGTTATTTATTTAAAAACATCATTGCAGCAGCAATTTGAGCGCACCAAACGTGACACGAAAAGGCCTTTGCTACAAACAGACGATCTAGAAGGACGTTTAGAAATGTTGCGTGATGAGCGCGAACCCTATTATGAAGAGTTAGCTGATATTAGCTTTGAAACGGATAAACTAACTGTTAAAGCAGTTGCTAATAATATTATTAAATATATTTATGGCGAGCTCTGA
- the aroB gene encoding 3-dehydroquinate synthase encodes MASSELLYQLKVNLLQHDYPILIGTNFLKDNELLPAYVKSKQVMIITNQTIAPLYLEGLQRLFADKQCDCVILADGEEYKNQQSLFQIFDTLIEKKHHRDTTIIALGGGVIGDIAGFAASAYQRGVDFIQVPTTLLAQVDASVGGKTAINHPQGKNMIGSFYQPNAVVIDVAVLNTLPIREFRAGFAEVIKYAILEGGDFFSNVRHALKKGLSRNSPELAEIIYQCCQIKANYVQKDERESGLRALLNLGHTIGHALEAYTQYKRWLHGEAVGIGLYCAALLSHQLGELSLQAVEEIDELLTLANLPRRIPKDINLEHLQMLLATDKKIKNNTLRFIVIKGIGNCSLATNINGLMIQQVMVSAVEGE; translated from the coding sequence ATGGCGAGCTCTGAGTTGCTTTATCAATTAAAGGTTAATTTACTACAACATGATTACCCTATTTTAATAGGAACTAACTTTTTAAAAGATAATGAATTATTGCCTGCTTATGTTAAATCTAAGCAAGTGATGATCATTACCAATCAAACGATTGCGCCTTTGTATTTAGAAGGTCTACAACGCTTGTTTGCCGATAAGCAATGTGATTGTGTCATTCTTGCTGATGGTGAAGAATATAAAAATCAACAAAGCCTTTTTCAGATATTTGACACACTAATCGAAAAAAAGCATCATCGCGACACGACTATCATTGCATTAGGTGGTGGGGTAATTGGTGATATTGCGGGATTTGCGGCATCTGCGTATCAGCGTGGCGTTGACTTTATTCAAGTTCCTACGACATTGCTAGCTCAGGTTGATGCATCAGTAGGTGGAAAAACTGCTATTAATCATCCACAAGGTAAAAATATGATTGGCAGTTTTTATCAACCAAATGCCGTAGTTATTGACGTTGCTGTTTTAAATACGCTACCTATACGAGAATTTCGGGCAGGCTTTGCTGAAGTCATTAAATATGCCATTTTAGAAGGCGGGGATTTTTTTTCTAATGTAAGGCATGCTTTAAAAAAAGGCTTGTCCAGAAACTCGCCTGAACTTGCTGAGATTATTTATCAGTGCTGCCAAATCAAAGCAAATTATGTGCAAAAGGATGAACGTGAATCAGGCCTTAGAGCCTTACTAAATTTAGGCCATACCATAGGGCATGCCTTAGAAGCTTATACACAGTATAAGCGCTGGCTGCATGGCGAAGCAGTAGGTATAGGTTTATATTGTGCTGCTTTATTATCTCATCAGCTAGGGGAGTTAAGCTTGCAGGCTGTGGAAGAAATAGACGAGTTATTAACATTAGCGAATTTACCTAGACGAATACCAAAAGATATTAATCTGGAGCATTTACAAATGTTGTTAGCAACAGACAAAAAAATTAAGAATAATACGTTGCGCTTTATTGTGATTAAAGGAATTGGCAATTGCTCTCTTGCAACTAACATTAATGGATTAATGATTCAACAAGTGATGGTTAGCGCAGTTGAGGGAGAATAA
- a CDS encoding ATP-binding protein: MLSSSNAAISPTESVNTLLYKPNNWLAKINFINHLILFNDLMIVVMAEQGGGKTAFIQLLQEGLSAEISAYTVDAKVPLAEAQTLTQIEKFCHLPASSEPQLSDLVEKINTLKKHILIIIDNAHCLREDFLKNLLHEVKKYRNNFFHVCLASDFSLNPLLNVLHGDTFKDLIHTIDLGLLSKQETKEYLLKKLPVSTKGLNKQLTDKILNEFYDLTSGCIAQINTHLASFFNLNKTNYSFLTKRLPVITSLFLLLLAMTYLGQAKIKSNSPAASYADLTKGNGTIKSNLIRHNDIKLDSKLLAIPINHEQESLPLQEERTKTVTATALDQHHQEFVTVNESTIASAIFPEEIAETVLESSLLAIDEVFKQSNLAKTTAEQQLENFYTIQLLAGADKEGLNHFLRKQPIQGTTINHLKRRGKDWFVLTLGEYSQSNQAKIALQQLPPELRKLKPWVRALPRK; this comes from the coding sequence ATGTTATCTAGTTCCAATGCAGCTATATCACCTACTGAATCAGTCAATACGTTACTATATAAGCCTAATAACTGGCTTGCCAAGATTAATTTTATTAATCATCTCATATTATTTAATGATTTGATGATTGTTGTCATGGCTGAACAAGGTGGCGGAAAAACAGCGTTCATCCAATTATTACAAGAGGGTTTAAGTGCCGAAATAAGTGCCTATACTGTCGATGCTAAAGTTCCTTTAGCAGAAGCGCAGACCTTAACACAAATTGAGAAGTTTTGTCATTTACCGGCTAGTTCTGAGCCGCAATTAAGTGATTTAGTCGAAAAAATCAATACGCTTAAAAAACATATCTTAATCATTATTGATAATGCACATTGCCTAAGGGAAGATTTTTTAAAAAACTTGCTGCATGAAGTGAAAAAATATAGAAATAATTTTTTCCATGTTTGCTTAGCATCCGATTTTTCGCTTAATCCCCTTTTAAATGTATTGCATGGCGATACATTTAAAGACTTAATTCACACGATTGATTTGGGTCTGTTAAGCAAGCAAGAGACTAAAGAATATTTATTGAAAAAATTACCTGTCTCTACCAAAGGGTTAAATAAACAGTTAACCGATAAAATTTTAAATGAATTTTATGATTTAACCAGTGGTTGTATTGCTCAAATTAATACACATTTGGCTTCTTTCTTTAATTTAAATAAGACAAATTACTCATTTTTAACTAAGCGTTTACCGGTTATTACAAGTTTATTTTTACTGCTTTTAGCTATGACTTATTTAGGCCAGGCAAAGATTAAATCTAATTCCCCAGCAGCAAGTTATGCTGACTTGACTAAGGGAAATGGTACTATAAAAAGTAATCTAATCAGACATAATGATATAAAATTAGATAGTAAGCTGCTTGCTATCCCTATTAATCATGAACAAGAAAGTTTGCCACTCCAGGAAGAAAGGACAAAAACTGTAACTGCAACGGCGCTTGACCAGCACCATCAAGAGTTCGTAACTGTTAATGAAAGCACAATAGCCAGTGCTATTTTCCCAGAAGAAATCGCTGAAACGGTATTAGAATCATCTTTATTGGCAATAGATGAGGTTTTTAAGCAATCTAATTTGGCAAAAACCACAGCCGAGCAGCAATTAGAAAATTTTTATACTATCCAACTATTAGCAGGAGCTGATAAAGAAGGTTTAAATCACTTTCTAAGGAAGCAGCCCATTCAAGGGACAACAATAAATCACCTAAAACGACGAGGTAAAGATTGGTTTGTTCTGACTTTGGGTGAATATAGTCAATCTAATCAAGCCAAAATTGCCTTACAACAGTTACCGCCTGAGCTTAGGAAACTAAAACCATGGGTTAGAGCGTTACCTAGAAAGTAG
- the pnuC gene encoding nicotinamide riboside transporter PnuC produces the protein MFLDIVGALTSFLATYYFIRLNSRGWLISLVATSLNGWLYWQKGIYSDMLLESFYFITTCYGWLQWQRPITSTNKPILVLKEKQWFTLGIAILALFMIIFFILTAFTNSNVAALDALTTALSLAGQWLMCHKIITTWLIWFITDALYAYLYLQKHIPFHVLLMLIYTIMASYGYFSWLKALRNHRRDRIQLIPN, from the coding sequence ATGTTCTTAGATATTGTTGGTGCATTGACCTCATTTTTAGCTACTTATTATTTTATTCGTTTAAATAGCCGCGGTTGGCTAATCAGTCTGGTGGCTACAAGCTTAAATGGTTGGCTTTACTGGCAAAAGGGCATTTATTCTGACATGCTCTTAGAATCATTTTACTTTATCACGACTTGCTATGGTTGGCTCCAATGGCAGCGCCCCATTACCAGCACTAATAAACCTATTCTTGTCTTAAAAGAGAAGCAATGGTTTACGCTAGGTATAGCAATTTTAGCGCTTTTTATGATTATCTTTTTCATTTTAACGGCGTTCACTAACTCGAACGTAGCAGCGCTTGATGCGCTAACAACGGCTCTAAGTTTGGCAGGCCAATGGCTTATGTGTCATAAAATTATAACAACTTGGCTAATTTGGTTTATTACTGATGCGCTTTATGCGTATTTATACTTACAAAAGCACATTCCCTTTCATGTTTTGTTAATGCTTATCTACACAATCATGGCTAGCTATGGCTATTTCAGCTGGCTTAAAGCTTTAAGAAACCATCGCCGAGATAGAATACAGCTGATTCCTAATTAA
- a CDS encoding universal stress protein: MYKRVMFATDFDEVGIKAAQKAKKIADENGADLLLVHVVEPIPAYAYPGFAGFAEVEISIREQAEKELASLAQMLGIDAAHCMIEYGSTKNEILRVAKEKNIDLIVTGSHGKHGLSLLLGSTANAILHGAECDVLIVRPVLDKK; the protein is encoded by the coding sequence ATGTATAAAAGGGTAATGTTTGCTACGGATTTTGATGAAGTAGGTATTAAGGCCGCACAAAAAGCTAAAAAAATTGCTGATGAGAATGGGGCTGATTTATTACTTGTTCATGTAGTAGAACCTATTCCAGCTTATGCTTATCCAGGGTTTGCTGGTTTTGCGGAAGTAGAGATTTCTATTCGTGAGCAAGCAGAAAAAGAATTGGCATCGCTTGCGCAGATGTTAGGTATTGATGCAGCACATTGTATGATTGAATATGGCTCTACCAAAAATGAAATTCTGCGGGTTGCCAAAGAAAAAAATATTGATCTCATTGTAACAGGTAGCCATGGAAAGCATGGGCTTTCTTTATTACTAGGCTCAACAGCAAATGCAATTTTGCATGGCGCAGAGTGCGATGTGTTAATTGTAAGGCCTGTTCTTGATAAGAAATAA
- a CDS encoding 4a-hydroxytetrahydrobiopterin dehydratase, with protein MSSELRQKHCQSCEGIGEALNDQQVKHLMPQLNNNWQVSADSKVIKRSFKFHNFYETMAFVNALAWIANLENHHPDLEVGYNYCHVSFMTHALKGLTMNDFICAAKVDALLMD; from the coding sequence ATGAGTAGCGAATTACGTCAAAAACATTGTCAATCTTGTGAAGGCATTGGGGAGGCCTTAAATGACCAACAAGTTAAGCATTTAATGCCCCAACTTAACAATAATTGGCAAGTTTCGGCTGATAGCAAGGTCATTAAACGCTCGTTTAAATTTCATAATTTTTATGAAACGATGGCCTTTGTTAATGCGCTAGCTTGGATTGCTAATTTAGAAAACCATCACCCTGATTTAGAAGTTGGGTATAATTATTGCCATGTTAGTTTTATGACCCATGCCTTAAAAGGCCTCACCATGAATGATTTTATCTGCGCCGCCAAGGTTGATGCATTATTAATGGATTAG
- the hisC gene encoding histidinol-phosphate transaminase: MPCDYQQLPHIGIRNLNPYVPGKSVEELSHEQGITDIIKLASNENPLGCSFKVNAAINKLNHLKIATYPDAANHPIKKKLSAKLGVSESNLALSNGSDLLFSLLLTIFGLHTNKHMLTHDQAFITYSIQAQILSIPVRSSPLLPNWEVDIEAMVKMANENTAIIFLANPNNPTGLLIPLEKIHYLLKNVPDSTLVVIDEAYYEYAYEPHERTSLSLLEQFSNLVVTRTFSKAYGLAGLRLGYAIAHPDIINLLHKVQLPFSVNQAALAGGYAALEDEQFLADTIDLNAAGLKQMQQGLNALNLSSLPSACNFITFDCGKDGLTLYQQLLEKGIIVRPLNAYALPNHLRVSIGMPEHNTRFLNNLAACLAT; this comes from the coding sequence TTGCCTTGTGATTATCAACAGCTGCCCCATATCGGTATTAGAAATCTCAACCCTTATGTGCCGGGAAAGTCAGTCGAGGAACTCAGTCACGAACAGGGAATAACAGACATTATTAAACTTGCCAGTAATGAGAACCCATTAGGCTGTAGTTTTAAAGTAAATGCTGCTATTAATAAATTAAATCACTTAAAAATCGCTACCTATCCTGACGCCGCAAATCACCCTATTAAGAAAAAATTAAGTGCAAAATTAGGTGTTTCTGAAAGCAATTTAGCATTAAGTAATGGCTCAGACCTATTATTTTCCTTACTACTTACTATTTTTGGCCTACACACCAATAAGCATATGTTAACGCACGATCAGGCTTTTATTACTTATAGTATTCAGGCACAAATCTTAAGTATACCTGTACGTTCAAGTCCTTTATTGCCTAATTGGGAAGTTGACATAGAGGCTATGGTAAAAATGGCTAATGAAAATACCGCCATCATCTTTTTAGCTAATCCAAATAATCCTACTGGCCTGCTTATTCCACTAGAGAAAATTCATTACTTACTAAAAAATGTACCGGATTCAACCTTAGTAGTCATTGATGAGGCTTATTATGAATACGCTTATGAGCCGCACGAGCGAACCTCACTGAGCTTACTTGAGCAGTTTTCTAATTTAGTGGTCACCCGAACCTTCTCCAAAGCGTATGGTCTTGCAGGCTTAAGATTAGGGTATGCCATCGCCCATCCAGATATTATTAATTTATTACATAAGGTACAACTGCCTTTTTCAGTCAACCAAGCCGCTTTAGCAGGTGGTTATGCAGCGCTAGAAGATGAACAATTTCTTGCAGACACAATTGACTTAAATGCAGCGGGATTAAAACAAATGCAGCAGGGTTTAAATGCCCTAAACCTTAGCTCATTACCTTCTGCGTGTAATTTTATTACCTTTGATTGCGGTAAAGATGGTTTAACACTCTACCAGCAATTGCTCGAAAAAGGTATTATAGTGCGCCCACTTAATGCTTATGCCCTTCCTAATCACCTACGCGTTAGTATTGGTATGCCGGAACATAATACTCGATTTCTTAATAATCTAGCAGCTTGTCTTGCAACATGA
- a CDS encoding type IV pilus modification PilV family protein codes for MQRGFSLIEVLISLFIMSTTVLSLLNQQLHSYLVSHQLVIHGDSLNKVINLKEQCMAEALLH; via the coding sequence ATGCAGCGCGGATTTTCTTTAATCGAAGTGCTTATTTCTTTATTTATAATGAGCACCACTGTTTTATCTCTCTTAAATCAACAACTACACAGCTACTTAGTAAGCCACCAATTAGTTATTCATGGGGATTCGTTAAATAAAGTAATTAACTTAAAAGAGCAGTGTATGGCAGAGGCGCTGTTGCACTGA
- a CDS encoding PilW family protein, translated as MQRGVSLIELLISLTLSCLLLGMLMQFYLNSKQHYLSTQKKFAQNSDVQLVSQLLRDSIRSAGFTPCLSINYLTMQDRRNEQSALIAIETKGSGSNHLIVRRMSDDFFLITKQLDAKHLLIANKTLTPGEVVAITDCFHGEIQEIEAVKVISSGLLITLKKPLLFDYASPGYIGAWLEEQFFMQARKQSINKLFYKVSHAEQLTTAISSFAVKILKNKDYQEVVIKLGLEDRVISLNTRVRMP; from the coding sequence ATGCAACGAGGCGTGAGCTTAATTGAACTACTCATTAGCCTTACTTTATCGTGTTTATTGCTAGGGATGTTGATGCAATTTTATTTAAACAGTAAGCAGCATTATTTGAGCACGCAAAAAAAATTTGCACAAAATAGTGATGTGCAGTTAGTCAGTCAACTACTACGTGACAGCATTAGGAGTGCAGGCTTTACCCCTTGCCTTAGTATTAATTACTTAACTATGCAAGATAGGCGTAATGAACAATCAGCGCTTATAGCTATCGAGACAAAAGGTAGTGGCAGTAATCACTTAATTGTGAGGCGCATGAGCGATGACTTTTTTTTAATCACTAAACAACTTGATGCAAAGCATTTATTAATTGCCAATAAAACATTAACACCTGGCGAAGTTGTGGCAATTACTGACTGCTTTCATGGTGAAATTCAGGAAATAGAAGCAGTTAAGGTTATTTCGTCCGGTTTATTAATCACTTTAAAAAAACCACTTCTTTTTGACTATGCCTCGCCTGGTTACATAGGCGCATGGCTAGAGGAGCAATTTTTTATGCAAGCTCGGAAGCAGAGTATTAACAAGCTTTTTTACAAGGTAAGTCATGCAGAGCAATTGACAACGGCTATTAGCTCTTTTGCTGTAAAAATATTAAAAAATAAAGATTATCAAGAAGTTGTTATTAAGTTAGGTCTAGAAGACCGGGTGATTAGCTTAAATACCAGAGTGCGTATGCCTTGA
- a CDS encoding SH3 domain-containing protein translates to MFKLIRNSFLYLIVFSFYMVQATANSDVVSLFPIEHYDQKITSWIKPTDPNYNKPLLSKEIQEQRLKEFFEHYFGTMSPWSASFVNRLLEQSAPYNLKALEESLLNEFNNEGKSDHAIGYGENFRPYSKQWIRKIAQNIDLNQLDNLTYQSTNRAIAIDNLYARALPTHDVYFYHYKIPGQGYPFDNLQESALWAGTPVYILAQTNDKAWSLVLTPDYIAWVDSKGIARTNNNFVQQWKKAAQANMAAIIRPQTSLLNQQGQLLLTAYVGAVFPASRQQNTIHLLVPTANSQHQALINNVDVSTQQAVLMPFAATPHHFARVMRHLIGRPYGWGGAYFYNDCSAELKSLFTPFGIWLPRHSSQQVHVGQQVDISSASAKQRVDFLLEHGKPFVTIIYIGGHVVLYLGKFLNPNNPSAPMAMTYQNLWGLTPRASDKREVVGGSVFFPMLLEYPEDSSLISQADKSYFQIAYLDETPNLLHEFNSIDIKSLMSPVNN, encoded by the coding sequence ATGTTCAAATTAATTAGAAATAGTTTCCTTTATTTAATCGTTTTTTCGTTTTACATGGTGCAGGCCACTGCCAATTCAGATGTCGTATCGTTGTTTCCTATAGAACATTATGATCAAAAAATAACTTCTTGGATTAAACCGACTGACCCTAATTATAATAAACCGCTGTTAAGCAAAGAAATCCAAGAGCAGCGTTTAAAGGAATTCTTTGAGCATTATTTTGGTACGATGTCGCCCTGGAGTGCAAGCTTTGTTAATCGTCTATTAGAGCAATCTGCGCCTTATAACCTCAAAGCGCTAGAAGAAAGTTTATTAAATGAATTTAATAATGAAGGTAAAAGTGATCATGCTATTGGTTATGGTGAGAACTTTAGGCCTTATTCTAAACAATGGATAAGAAAAATTGCGCAAAATATTGATTTAAATCAATTGGATAATTTAACTTATCAAAGTACTAACAGAGCTATTGCCATAGATAATTTATATGCACGAGCCCTACCAACTCATGATGTTTATTTTTATCATTATAAAATCCCGGGGCAGGGCTATCCTTTTGATAACTTACAAGAGTCAGCACTTTGGGCAGGAACACCTGTGTATATTTTGGCCCAGACTAACGATAAGGCTTGGTCTTTAGTATTGACACCTGACTACATCGCTTGGGTTGATAGTAAAGGTATTGCGCGTACTAATAATAATTTTGTGCAACAGTGGAAAAAGGCAGCGCAAGCGAATATGGCTGCCATTATTCGCCCGCAAACCAGTCTATTAAATCAGCAAGGGCAGTTATTATTAACAGCTTATGTTGGTGCGGTTTTTCCTGCGAGCAGGCAACAGAATACCATTCATTTATTAGTTCCTACTGCTAATAGCCAACACCAGGCATTAATAAATAACGTAGATGTCTCAACGCAGCAAGCCGTATTAATGCCTTTTGCTGCAACGCCCCACCATTTTGCACGTGTTATGCGCCATTTAATTGGCCGTCCTTATGGCTGGGGTGGCGCTTATTTTTATAATGATTGCTCTGCCGAATTAAAAAGCTTATTTACCCCATTTGGCATTTGGCTGCCCAGGCATTCTTCCCAACAAGTGCACGTAGGCCAACAAGTCGACATATCATCAGCAAGCGCAAAACAGCGCGTTGATTTTTTATTAGAACACGGCAAGCCGTTTGTAACTATAATCTATATTGGCGGCCATGTTGTGTTGTACCTTGGAAAATTTTTAAATCCCAACAACCCATCTGCACCAATGGCTATGACTTATCAAAACCTATGGGGTTTAACGCCACGCGCAAGCGACAAACGTGAGGTCGTCGGCGGTTCGGTGTTCTTTCCAATGCTATTGGAGTACCCTGAAGACTCAAGCCTAATCTCGCAAGCTGATAAGTCTTATTTTCAAATTGCTTATTTAGATGAAACGCCTAATTTATTGCATGAATTCAATAGTATTGATATAAAATCATTAATGTCCCCAGTAAATAACTAA